Below is a genomic region from Ferribacterium limneticum.
ATGTTGGTCAGCGACTTGTAGCTGTACTCGGTGTTGTAGCTGAGGCGCTCGTCGATGCGCTTGATCGTCACCGAGGGTTTGGGCAACTCGTCGCAGGGGTCGGCACGGCCCGGGCTGGCGAGGAGCAGCAGGGGCAGAATGAACAGGAGGCGCATGGACCGGCCGTTTGCCGCGTGGTTCAAAGTGGCGACAGCGTGTCGCGATAGCGTTGGGCGTTGGCGACGTAGTGTTCGGCCGCTTTCTGCAGGTTGGCGACATCCTGCTCGCTCAGTTGGCGTATGACCTTGCCCGGCGAGCCGACGATCAGCACGTGGTCGGGAAAGACCTTGCCTTCGGGGATCAGCGTATTGGCGCCGACGATGCTACCTTTGCCGATCACCGCCCGGTTGAGGATCACCGAGCCAATGCCGATCAGGCTGCCGTCGCCGACCGTGCAGCCGTGCAGCATGACGAGGTGGCCGACGGTAACGTTGTTGCCGATGTGCATCGGCACGCCTTCGTCGGTGTGCAGCACCGAGCCGTC
It encodes:
- a CDS encoding gamma carbonic anhydrase family protein, which gives rise to MPLFRLADKQPQIGDNAWIAPNATVIGDVRLGANSSIWWNATLRGDNDPINIGDNTNIQDGSVLHTDEGVPMHIGNNVTVGHLVMLHGCTVGDGSLIGIGSVILNRAVIGKGSIVGANTLIPEGKVFPDHVLIVGSPGKVIRQLSEQDVANLQKAAEHYVANAQRYRDTLSPL